TGAGGATCTGCCCCTTCCAGCGGCCATTCTCCGAAGTGTAGGTCCCGACATAGTAGAAGAACGCATCGCCGCCGAGGATGCGCCCGTCGTTGAGCAGCATCACGCCGGTCAGGCCGCCTTCGACGCCATCGAGCATGCGCAGGTTGATCGCATAGAGCCCGTTGCTGATCCCGCCCTCGCCGACGGCACCCGCGATCGGCATCGCCTGCTCCTCGACCGGCGTCATCACCGACCGGAATAGCGCGCCCGGCAATTCCTTCAGCCGTCCCTCGAAGCGATAGAGTCGGCCGTCGGACCGGCCGCGCGCCAAAAGCGTCGCATCGTCGGTGCCGGCCATGGCGCGGTAATTGGGATCGGGGTTGTGCCGGACCGTCCTGATCTCGATCGCAATCTCGTCGCCGATCTCCTGATAGGTGCCGATATGCGCAAAGGCGGAGTTGCCGCCGAGCATCCTGCCGGCATTGGCATACATCACGCTGCGGCCGACCGCCTCGTCGAGCTGAAACCTGACGGTATAAAAACCTCCGAACAAACCGATGTCCCCGGCTGGCGGTCCGATTTTGACACTCGCGGCCCACTTGGGGAGTTCGTTAGCATGCCGGCCCAAGTCATTGGAAGCACGGTGCGTTCGGCGACTGAGCCAGATCGTCCGTCATCTGTCCGGCGCGTCGCTGCCATGGATCGAATCTGGCCACACCTGCGACCAGCGCTGCGGCAAAAACGCAAATGATCCGCCAGGGCGGTCAAACCCGTGGCGGATCATTCGATCATTGGGACCGGGACGCCAGATCCCGGCCCTCTTGGCCCTCTTGGATCAGGCCGCAGCTTTGGCGCCGGTCGGAACCATCGCGATGGTCTTCAGAACCTGCGACGCGATCTGGTAGGGGTCGCCCTGCGAGTTCGGGCGGCGATCTTCCAGATAGCCCTTGTAGCCGTTGTTGACGAAGGAATGCGGCACACGGATCGAGGCACCGCGATCGGCCACGCCCCAGGAGAAGGTGTCGATCGAGGCGGTCTCGTGCTTGCCGGTCAGGCGCATGTGGTTATCGGGGCCATAGACCGCGATGTGGTCGGCACGAGCACCCTTGAACGCGTCCATCAGCTTCTCGAAATAGTCTTTGCCGCCGACTTCGCGCATGAACTTGGTCGAGAAGTTGCAGTGCATGCCCGAGCCGTTCCAGTCGGTGTCGCCGAGCGGCTTGCAGTGGAATTCGATGTCGACGCCGTACTTCTCGGTGAGGCGCAGCATCAGGTAGCGGGCCATCCACATCTGGTCAGCGGCGGTCTTGGAGCCCTTGCCGAAGATCTGGAATTCCCACTGGCCCTTGGCGACTTCCGCGTTGATGCCCTCGTGGTTGATGCCGGCGGCCAGACAGAGGTCGAGATGCTCTTCGACCATCTTGCGCGCGAAGTCGCCGACATTCTTGTAGCCGACGCCGGTGTAATACGGCCCCTGCGGCGCGGGATAGCCGGAGGCCGGGAAGCCGAGCGGACGGCCGTCCTTGTAGAAGAAATATTCCTGCTCGAAGCCGAACCAGGCGTCGGCATCGTCGAGGATGGTAGCGCGCTTGTTCGAAGGATGCGGCGTCTTGCCGTCGGGCATCATGACTTCGCACATCACCAGCACGCCGTTTGTGCGCGCGCCGTCCGGATACACGGCGACGGGCTTGAGCACACAGTCGGAGCTGTGGCCCTCGGCCTGCATGGTCGATGAGCCGTCGAAGCCCCACAGCGGGAGCTGTTCGAGGGTCGGAAACGAAGCGAATTCCTTGATCTGGGTTTTGCCGCGCAAGTTCGGCGTGGGCGTGTATCCGTCGAGCCAGATATACTCGAGCTTGTACTTCGTCATTGAGCCTCTCTGTATCTAGTCATGCGAAAGATGGGGACCGAATGCCCTGTTCGTTCGCGCAGATGTACCCGGCCACCATCGGCCGGTTCCTCTCAAGCAATTTGGGTGCCAGATCGCTGCGCTGCGGCAGTCATCCACACACGAGAAGTTGTCCGTCCGTCCGCGGCAAAAAGCGCTGTCGCAGGTGCGGCATAGCGGCGCGGCGAGCGCCGCGCCCGCGTGGCCAGATCGCGGATTTAGGTCAGCATTTCAGCCTGTTTCCGCGGCAGTCGGCGTCTTGTCGACGGGCCCGCTCAAACGAGCGGCAACGCGTGCCGGCTTGCGGGCGGGACGGCCCGCCCGATCCGGCAACCCGCCGGCCGGTTCATGCGTTGATCGGCGACGCACTGCCCCACCGAAAGCAACTCGGAAATTGCCTATAAATTATACAGAAACTGATCGGGTTTTGGTCAGGTTGCATCGACGGAGGCAGCGACCGATATCGAAAGAAGTAAACCACACGCGAACGACTCGGGCGCACGATGGGGTCAACGCACCGGGGCAAGGAGAATCCGATGGCCACGAGTCTCAATCAAGGGTCCGCCAAGATCTACCAATTCCCGGCTGGAGGCCGCGCCGGCCTCGGCGGGCGGCGCTACGAGGAGGCGGGCGGCGTAGGCACGACGCGCGTCAACGAGGCGCTGTGCAGCGACAGCTGGTATCACGAGGCGGCGATCCAGGAAGCCAAGTCCCAGCCGACACCCAAGCCGACCAATTCCAAGCCGGTCTGGGAGAGCTGATGGCGATGCTGGACGCGGCTTTGGCGCCGGCATCATGCCGGCCGGTGAACCTCGGGAAATAGAAAGGGCCGAAATCCGTTTCGGCCCTTTTCATTTGCGCCGCCTATCGTCCCCTCAGGCCAGTTGGCATGCGGTGGCCCGGTGCCTCGCATGTCGCATCGTGGCGCCGTCGCGCGTCAGCTTCAGCACCACGCCGCGACCCGTGTAGCGCGATCCCTGGAACGCCGGCCGGCGGGCCAGGGTCACCGGCTGGCCGTCGATCTGCATATAGGCGTTGGTATCGTGCGGATAGAAACCGACGATGAACTGCGTGCCGTCGGCGCAGCGATAGGTGTTGAAGGTCTGGGCGGAGGCGGCCGTCGGGCCGGCCAAAATTCCGGCAAGTGAAGCCGCCATCGCCAAAAATATCGTCTTGCGCCAATTCATCATTGCCCCCTAAAGCTTGGCTGATCGAGACCCTGAACACGCGGTCACGCCGATGCCGTGAGAGCATGGCCAAAGCTCGTTCGATGTCAAACAGTCCCGTCCGTCATCTCCAGCTCGAAGGCGCGAGCAATTTTCGCGACCTCGGCGGCTATGCCGCGCACGACGGTCGCCGGGTGCGCTGGCGACAGATTTTCCGATCCAATCATCTGGGCCACGTCACCGACGCCGATATCACGGTGCTGCGTGCGCTCAAGCTCAAAAGCGCGTTCGACTTCCGCGGGGTCGAGGAGCGCGCCAGCGCGGTGTGCGGCATCCGCGAGATCGCGGTGCATTCGCTGCCGATCGAGCCGACGGTGGTGGCCTCTCTGCGCTCCCGCGCCGCTTCCGGCAGGGCGCTGTCGCCGCGCGATGCCGTCGAGGTGATGCGCGATTCCTACCGCAACTATGTCCGCAACAATACGGTGAGCTTTCGCGCGCTGTTCGCGCATCTGCTGGACGACCAGGCGCCGCTGGTCATCCATTGCAGCGCCGGCAAGGACCGCACCGGCTTTGCCTGCGCGCTGATCCTGCATGCGCTCGGCGTCGGCGAGGCAGCCATCGCTGAAGATTATCTGTTGACCAACCGCTTCTACCGGCGCGATCCCAACGCCAGCACCGATCTGCCCGACGAGGTCAGGCAGGTGCTCGGCTCGGTCGATGCGTCATTTCTCGCCGCCGGCTTCGAGGCGATCACGGAGCTCTACGGCGATCTGGAGAGCTATTTCCTCAATGGCCTCGGCCTCGGCACGGGAGAGCACGCCGAGCTCAGGGCACGCTACCTGGAGGCGTGAGGCGACCGCTCAGGCCGCCGCTTCGAGCTCCGCGTCGAGATCGGCGATCACCTCCTCAAACGCGGAGATCGCCTGCTGGACGGCGGCGATTTGCATCAATTCCCAGCCGCTGACGGGGCCAGCGCGGTTCTGCAGTGCGACGACGAGGTCGCGGCGCTGCTCCTTAAGCTGAACAAGCGGTAAACCGTGATCCGGAAGATTTCCCATAGCTAACCCCTGCCTTGGTCAGAAGCCGCTTGTACCTGAACGATTCTGCAATCCGCTTACAGAACTCGCGAAAATTTTAGCGATCGCGGCCCATCGTTCTAGGTGGCGGGCGCGGATGCGACCGCTTTCAGGATCGTATCGCAAAGTCCTCTGGAGAAGCGCTGCGTGCTCGCGTCGCTCTGGTGCAGCTTGTCCGGATCGGTCGGGTCGAGCATGCGCTCGAACGAAATGTCGTTGTGGACGTGCCAATGCCGCATCAGGGCCCAGCGATGAAACAGGTTGACGCCCGCCCGCTCCGCCTTCTCGGATATCAGCTTCACCATGCGCTCGGAGAGATCCGCCTTGTCATCGAGCAGCATCGCGGTGACGTATTGCGGGTCGATCAGCATGACGTCCATTTTTGCCGGCTCGGCGCACAGCCGCTTCAGCCCCGTCTCGATATCAGCTGCGATGCTGTCGATGTCATAATCCTGGCGGTGGAACACGGCATTGGTGCCGACCTGCCAGATCACCATCGCCGGTTCGAGCGGGAATATGTCGGTGTCGAAGCGAAGCAATTCCTTGTCGGCTTCCTCGCCGCCCCGGCCACGATTGATCACGTCAATCCTGGCATTCCCCGTGGCGCTCCTCAGATACATTTCGAGCCAATGCGGGAAAGGCACGACGTCCGCCCTCCCCGCGGTCGACGACGACCCCATCGCCACGATCCTGACGAGACCGCCGCTGCGGATCGCCGCGGCGAGGCGTGGCAGGGGATATCTCAATCCAATGACATCGTCGGGAAGATCGGCAAAGGCGAAGCCGTCGACCATTTCAGGATTCCGTTTGCTCGCGCTGTCGCATGGCGTGCACCCATCTCGCCGCGAAACGATACGGCATTGCAAATAGAATCCGTCCGACCATAGTTGGCCAACGGGCCTCTCGTGCCCAGGGAGATCATCATGAAGGGAAAAGTCGTTGTCATCACGGGCGCGCTCGGCGCGCTTGGCCAGGTGGTTGCGGCAGAAGCCATGTCGCAGGGTGCTCAGGTCGCCGGCATCGATCACGCTGCCGCACAGGGGTCGTCGGGCGGGGACCGGCTCGAGATCGGCGGCGTCGATCTGTCGGATCCGGTCGCGGCCGGCAAGGCGATCGACGCTGCCGTCGCGCAGTTCGGCCGGCTTGACGCGCTGGTCAATATCGCCGGCGGCTTTGCGTTCGAGACCGTCGCCGACGGTAGTTCAAAAACGTGGGAGCGGATGTATGCGCTCAACGTGCTGACGGCGCTCAATGCGTCGCGGGCGGCGATCCCGCATCTCACCAAATCGGGCGCCGGGCGCATCATCAATATCGGTGCGATCGGCGCGCTGCAGGCTGCCGCCGGGATGGGTCCTTATGCGGCGTCGAAGGCCGGCGTGCACCGGCTGACGGAATCGCTTGCGGCCGAACTGAAGGGACGCGTCACGGTCAACGCCGTATTGCCCTCGACCATCGACACACCGGCCAACCGTGCCGGCATGCCGAACGCCGATTTCTCCAAATGGGTGACCCCAAGGGAACTCGCCAACGTCATCCTGTTCCTGGCGAGCGAGGCCGCAAGCGGCGTCACCGGCGCGCTGATCCCGGTGAGTGGCCGCGTGTAGCCGACCGCGCGGCCTGCGGGCGATGTCTAGGTTGCGGCGAGCTTCTTCAGCACCGCCTTGAAGCGGACGCTGCGCTTGCCGGCGAACGCGGTGGCCTCGCCTTCCGCGCCCTCGTCGGTATAGGTCCCGGAGAAGCCGATGCCGACCTCATGCCCGCCGAACAGCGGACGCTCGCCCCGGCTCGGCGTGTGCTCGCGGTTGACGATCTCGCCCTTCCATTTGCCACCGGCCGCGCTGTAGGCGCCGATATAGTCGAAATAGGCGTCGCCTCCCCTGATCCGCCCGTCGTGGAGCATCATCACGCCGGTATTGCCGCCGTCGAGCCCGTCGAGCATCCGGATGTGGATGGAATAGAGCCCATTGCCGATGCCATCGGGGCCGACCCGGCCGGGCGGCGGCGCGTCGGCATCGTTGATCGGGCTCAGGATGGTCCTGAAGGCGACGCCTGGCAGCGCTTCCGTGCCGCCTTCGGAGTGGACCTCCTCGCCGATGGCGCGGCCCCTGAATGTCATGACGACGTTATCGACGTCGAACATCGGGGTATAGTCCGCATTGTGGTTGTGGCGCGACATCAGCATCTCGGCCACCATCTCGCCGCCCGCTTCCGTATAGTGACCGATGAAGGAGTAGCCGGAATCGCCGCCATAGAGCCTGCCACCCTCGGTCGCGAACATCACTCCGCAACCGGCGCCGCGCACGGTTTCGAACCGGAACTTGTAGAGACCCTTCATCTGCGCTTCGTCGCCCGCAGCATTCGAAAGAATGCAATGTCGCCCGCGCGGATAGCCGCGCGCGTTGCCCGTTCTGCCTGTCGTCTTGTCCCAGGCGCAGCATAGCCGGTCCGGCGGGTTTCAATCAAACGCTCCCGCGAATTCGGCTAAAATCGCGGACATTGAGTCGCACCGCCCGCGACCCCGGAGTTTCGGCTTGGAAACCGCGCTTTACCTTCCCGTCAAACGCTTCCTCGAAAACCTCGGCTTTACGGTCAAGGGCGAGATCGGCGGCTGCGATCTGGTCGCGCTCAGCGGCGACGAGCCACCGGTCGTCGTCATCGGCGAGCTGAAACAGACCTTCAACCTCGAACTGATCCTGCAGGCCGTCGACCGCGCCGGCAGCTCCGACGAGGTCTGGATCGCGGCCAGGATGTCGATGCGCGGCAAGGGCCGCGAGAGCGACGCGCGCTACCGCAACCTCTGCCGGAGGCTCGGTTTTGGCATGCTCGCCGTCACCGGCAACGGCCAGGTCGAAGTGATCGTGAAGCCGCCGACGACGGCGCCGCGCCGCAATCTGAAGAAGCGCTCGCGGCTGGTCGCCGAGCACCGCCGCCGCCAGGGTGATCCGGCGATGGGCGGCTCGACGCGGGCGCCGATCATGACCGCCTATCGCCAGCAGGCGCTCGCCTGCGCATCGGCCTTGGCGGAAGGCCCGCGGCGGGTGCGCGACCTCAAGCCGCAGATTCCCGACGCACCGAAAATCCTGCTGCACAATGTCTATGGCTGGTTCGATCGCGCCGAGCGCGGCATCTACATCCTGACGGACGCCGGCCGCGCCGCGCTGAAGCGCTGGCCGCAGCATGTCCCGATACCGGCGGTGGAGGTGGCTGACGCCGCGCGATAACGACCGAACACGGAGGAGCGCAGATGATCATCGTGACAGGCAGTGTGACGGCGCGGCAGGACTCGTTCGACGAGGTGCGCAAGCTCAGCCTGGAGCATGTGCAACGGTCGCGCCGCGAACCGGGTTGCATCTCCCATGCCGTCCATGTCGACTGCGAGAATCCGCTGCGGCTCGTCTTCGTCGAACAGTGGGCTGACAGTGCGGCGCTGGCAGTCCATTTCGCCGTGCCGGCCTCGCGTGATTTCGTTCGCGCGTTGCAGGGGCTCTCGGCAGGCGCGCCGACGATCGCGATCTACGACGCGAAACAAGTGGAAAAGCTCTGACTCGCAACGATGCATGGCTGATTTGCCACACCAATTTCATATTGCAATGCAACATGATGCACCCTAGGTATCCCGGATCAACGAGAGGCCCCGATGAGCGAAGACTGGAATACCAAGTATGGGCCGCGGCGTGTCCGCCGCGATCCGCCGACGCTGGACGAAGCGATTTTTGCTGCCGTCGGCATCACGGACGATCAAGAGGCGCAGGCGGACATCGCCGCGTCGCTGATGGGCCTGCCCTATGAAGAAGTTCTTGCCGAAGTGAAAAAGCTCGGCCGCGCCTCGGCACGCGTGGCCACGACCCGCGTGATCGCGGGCGAACAGGGCGCGCAACGTTCGGTCGTTGTGGAGCGGCGTACCGTACGTCGATTCGCCACCCGCACCGGAACCTGATTGCTCCCGCATTCTAGCCATTCGCGCGATCTGCGATCGGCGAATGGCTCAGCAGATACACTCCCCTCAGGCCGTTCGGCCCAATCCATACATCCGCCAGAACGATCGCCAGTAGACGCGGTTGACGTTGGCGATCGCGCGCGCGGCCGCGAGCGTGGTGTCGAAGGCGAACGGCACCGGCTGGGGCACGTTCTGCCTGGTCAGATCCACCGTGCCGGTGGATTCGCCGTGGCTGAACGTCAGATGCGCGCCGAACTTATTGGCGAGCGCCCGCATCGCTTCGTTGCTCGCACCGGTGGTGATACGAAGGCTTTCGTAGCCCTTGGCACGCGCCTCGGCGATCAATTGCCGGAACAGGAAGCTGCCGACGCCACGACGGCGCACGGAGGCTTCCACGCTGAAGGCGATCTCCGGCAACGTGTCGGACGACGGCTCCGGCGGATGCAGTTCGGCTGCGCCGCGCACCACGCCGTCTTCGAAATAGGCGATGATGATGGTGCCGTCATTGGCGCATTTTTCGGCGTACCGCTCGATGAAGCGATCGTCGATGAAACCGTTGAAGCGGTCGTGGCGGCTCATGCGGTCCAGCCGCAGCAGGTGATCGCGCAGGAGCGGCAATTCCTCGTGCTGACGGAGGGTGCGGACGAAGCTTCGCGCGCGCATCGGGCCGGCATGGTTTCTCTGTTGCATGTCAAAAAACTCCTCTTAGATGACCCTCGAGGAGGCGTCCGAATCCCTAGACCTCATATATTGTGCAGCGCAGCAAGATTTTCAAGACCTTCGCGACAAAAAATGAAACAAGGATTCACTTAAAGATTCAGCGAGCTTAGAGCACCATCTGGGTTTGCGTGATGATCGCAACCAGCTTGCCGTCCTCGGTCTCCAGCCTGATCTGCCATACCTGGGTACGGCGCCCGCGATGTACGGGCGTCGCCGTCGCCACCACGACGGCGCCTTCCCTCACTCCCCCAATGAAGTTGGTCTTGCTTTCGAGCGTGGTCGTGCCCTTGGCATCCTCCGGCAGGTTGATCACGGTGGCCGCGGCCCCCACCGAATCCGCGAGCGCCATGATGGCCCCGCCATGGATGGTGTGATGGAGGGTGCAGAGGTCCGGCCGCACCGTGATCCGCGCCACCACGCGTCCCCTGTCGGCTTCCGTGAAGGTCACGCCCATCAGCTCCGCAAACGGCATCTTCAGCGAATTGATCTTCTCAAGCGGCGTCATCGGCGCTCCCCTTGTCGTCCAAGCCATATTCGAGGCGCGAGGATGGAGTAGCCGGGTAAAGGAGGCAATGACCTCCGAGGTAATGGTGCGCCCGCATTGCCTGTCAGCCGCCCGCGCGGCATAGGGTTGGTCATGCGCCACTTCCCGCCGCAACGCATCGTCTGCCTCACCGAGGAGACCGTGGAGACGCTGTACCTGCTTGGCCAGGAAGACCGCATCGTCGGCGTCTCCGGCTATGCGGTGCGCCCGCCTCGGGTCAGGCGCGAGAAGCCGCGGGTCTCCGCCTTCATCTCCGCCGACATTCCAAAGATCACGGCGCTCGCGCCCGACCTCGTGCTGGCCTTCTCCGACCTGCAGGCGGATATCGTTGCAGAGCTGGTGCGCGCGGGCGTTGCGGTTCATGTCTTCAACCAGCGCGACGTCGCGGGAATTCTCGCGATGATCCGCACGCTCGGCGCCATGGTCGGCGTGGCGGAGCGGGCCGATCAGCTCGCCAGGAGTTACGAGGAACGGCTCGCCGCGATCGCTGCGACCAGTCGTCCCGGCCCGAGGCCAAAGGTCTATTTCGAGGAGTGGGACGATCCCTTGATCAGCGGCATCGGCTGGGTCTCCGAGCTGATCGAGATCGCGGGTGGCGAGGACGTGCTGCCGGATTTGCGCCGCAAGGCGGCGGCGAAGGACCGCATCGTCGCGCCAGACGTGGTGCGCGCGGCTGCGCCCGACGTGATCCTGGCGTCCTGGTGCGGCAAGAAGGTCGTGCCCGACCGGATCAGGCAGCGCCCGAACTGGGACACGATCCCGGCGGTGCGCAACAACCGCATCGTCGAGATCAAGTCATCGCTGATCCTGCAGCCGGGCCCGGCCGCGCTGACCGACGGGCTCGATGCGATCGTTGCGGCGCTTTGGAACGAAGGCTGATTACGCCTTCTCGACCCCGCACCATTCGGCGATGAACAGCGCGGTTGCCTTGGTCGACTTTCGCAGCGATTCCAGGTCGACATATTCGTTGAAGCCGTGCATCGCCGCGCCACTGGCGCCGAAGCAGAGGCTGGGGATGTCGTGGTTCAGCCCGTAGAAGCGGGTGTCGGTCAGCGCGGTGAACACGAGGTCCTCGACCGCCCCGCCATAGACCGCACTGAACGCCTTCCCGAACGCAGCTTCCGGCGCAGCCGAATTCGTCAGCTCGTAGCCCTCCGACAGAAAGCCCGACCACTCGACCGCAGGTGGGTTGTTGGAAAGAAAGCGGTGATCGCGCGCCGCGGCCGCAACACAGGCCAGGATTTCCGCCTGCGCGTCGGCGACCGGCCAGCCCGGCAGGATCGCGATCCGGCAATCGACGTCGCACCACGCGGGCACGCTGGAAGCCCAGTCACCGCCCCTGATGATCCCCGGATTGAAGTTGATGGGATGATTGAGCGTCTTGAAGTGCCGGTCGCTCCTGGCCCGCTCATTCCATTCGGCCTCGAGCTTCTCCAGCGCGTGGATCAGATGATAGGCCGCAGTGATGGCGTTGGAGCCCGAGCCGGCCTCGAACACATGCACGGGATGGCCGCGCACTTTCAGGCGAAACCAGATCACGCCGACCTGCGAACGCACCATCTTGCCGCCGGTCGGTTCGGGGATGAAGCAGGCGTCGGCCCGATAGCCGCGCTGCAATGTCGAGAGCGCGCCGACCCCGGTGCTCTCCTCCTCGATCACGGACTGAAAATGGATCCGCGCGGTCGGCCGGAAGCCGGCAGCCCGGATCGCGTCGAGCGCGTATAATGCGCCGATCGTGCCGGACTTCATGTCGCAGGCACCGCGGCCATACATCCGCCCGTCCCTGATGACGGGCGAAAATGGCGGCGTCTCCCACATGTCGAGCGGGCCGGTCGGCACGACGTCGCAATGGCCCTGCAGGATCAGCGACTTTCCGGCGTCGTTCGCCGGACGGTAGGTGCCGACCACCGTGCGCGCCCTGGAGAAATCGTGCTCGATCGGACCGTAGCCGCGCAGATCCTTCAGGTCGTCAGGGTTGATGTGCCAGTCGTCGACCTCATAGCCACGCGCGCGCAGGAGATCGCCGATCATGTCCTGGCACGGCCCCTCCGCGCCGCGGGTCGAGGGGATCGCAACGAAATCCATGGTGGTGGCAAGCTGCGCGTCGAAGCCGGCATCGACGGCCGCAAGGATTCGTTGGTGAGTGTCGTTGGCGTTCATCGCTTACCCCGTTGTGCTCGCGGGGCGGATCAAATCACAGTTCGCCGCCGAATGCAGGTTCCCGCCGCAGCTTTCAGAATCGGCGCGGGCTGCGTAGGCTTTCCCGGCAACGCCTGTGCTTTTGCGGAGAGACTGGATGGCTGGACGAGCTGGATGCTATGCGATGCTGCTGCTTGCGCTGACCATGTCGGACGCAAAAGCCATGACCGACCAGGTGCCGAACGAACAGGCCATCGTCGATCTTCGGCTCGGACAACGCGTTCAGGTCGATGACGGAACCTGCCCGCAGGGCCAGATCAAGGAAGTGTCCGGCGCCAAAATGGGACCGACCGGCATTGAACGCGCGCGAAGGTGTGTGCCGCGCCGGAAGAAATAAGGAAATGCGTGGCGTGTGACGGCGCTAATGCGCCGGATCGAACATGCACTGCAAGGTCGGCCTCGCAATCTTGGTGAAAGTCGGGCCGATCTCGGATCGCTTCGCGGCGGGCACCCAGTTGTTCTCGATGGTGGGCACGCCGGTCTCGCTGATACCGCGGAGCAATGCTTCGCGCAGATCCTCGTCCTCGACGACCGCGGCGGCGTGATCGTGCAGACAGCCGCAGACTTCCTCCGGATGCGCCCAGCGGCCCAGCATGTGCGGCGCGCACTGGCGGACGAACTCACCGCGCGGATCGGATGGCTTCATGAGCGAAATCATCTGCGCCTGCGCGGGCGCAGCGAGCGCCAGGCACGCGACGAGGGCACCAGAGAGGAAACGAATGAGCATTGCGAGCCTTACCGGCAACTTTCTTGTTCGACGAAAGTGCCAGCCTTAGTTGGCGGCGACAACCAGTGGCGCAGCCGTCGCGATCGGCGAACCACTATAGGCAAAGGTCCCGACACCGGGGAGGCTTGTGTCCGACGAGCCAGCCAGGGACGGCCCAACCATCACGAAGGCGAAGGCCAGGATGAAGCTGATGGTCCGCATTTGACGGTCTCCGGAAAATAGCTTGCGGCGCAGCCCGCCGCTGTCGTTGGGCCCTGATAACCATGTCCGGTTTCGTTCATTCTGCGCGCGAAGCAGAAAATGGTTTCGTCACGGGGCGAATTGTTTCGTCGCTGCCGAGTCCACGAAACAATGAAGCAAAAACCTCAATGATTTCAG
This genomic interval from Bradyrhizobium sp. NP1 contains the following:
- a CDS encoding DUF6719 family protein gives rise to the protein MLLLALTMSDAKAMTDQVPNEQAIVDLRLGQRVQVDDGTCPQGQIKEVSGAKMGPTGIERARRCVPRRKK
- a CDS encoding ArgE/DapE family deacylase, coding for MNANDTHQRILAAVDAGFDAQLATTMDFVAIPSTRGAEGPCQDMIGDLLRARGYEVDDWHINPDDLKDLRGYGPIEHDFSRARTVVGTYRPANDAGKSLILQGHCDVVPTGPLDMWETPPFSPVIRDGRMYGRGACDMKSGTIGALYALDAIRAAGFRPTARIHFQSVIEEESTGVGALSTLQRGYRADACFIPEPTGGKMVRSQVGVIWFRLKVRGHPVHVFEAGSGSNAITAAYHLIHALEKLEAEWNERARSDRHFKTLNHPINFNPGIIRGGDWASSVPAWCDVDCRIAILPGWPVADAQAEILACVAAAARDHRFLSNNPPAVEWSGFLSEGYELTNSAAPEAAFGKAFSAVYGGAVEDLVFTALTDTRFYGLNHDIPSLCFGASGAAMHGFNEYVDLESLRKSTKATALFIAEWCGVEKA